A section of the Bacillota bacterium genome encodes:
- a CDS encoding acetyl-CoA acetyltransferase, whose product MRKVGIAGVGHTKFGRAEVSLVDMLALAALEALDDAGIKTTEGHGVDQVFVASMGAGLLNRQSSVASALVDTLNLQPAMAETVENGPASGASAVKLGYMAIASGMCDVVLVVGGELMRVVTGWEATDFVATMLHPDAEYAYGLTLPAFAGMFTRLYMDKYGVTEKDLARVAVKNHEHAMHNPVAHIQLVPSFHAIIEDEDAHVINPYVAEPLRVYDVCPVSDGAAALVLCAMELADRFPKRPVRIAGIGQATDTHVVAERDVPTDLLAVRLAAQRAFAMAGLRPEDIDVAELHDAFTILEIAISEEAGLFPRGEGHLAARRGETRVGGRIPINTSGGLKAKGHPLGATGVSQIVELVRQLRGEAGGRQVEGARHGLAVNFGGFGNNVVTTIVSREE is encoded by the coding sequence GTGAGGAAGGTTGGAATCGCCGGCGTTGGCCACACGAAGTTTGGGCGCGCCGAGGTCTCCCTCGTCGACATGCTTGCCCTCGCAGCACTGGAGGCTCTCGACGACGCCGGAATCAAGACGACGGAAGGACACGGTGTGGACCAGGTCTTCGTGGCGTCGATGGGCGCCGGGCTGCTCAACAGGCAGAGCAGCGTTGCGTCCGCTCTCGTGGACACACTCAACCTGCAACCCGCGATGGCCGAGACCGTCGAAAATGGCCCCGCCTCCGGCGCGTCCGCGGTCAAGCTCGGTTACATGGCCATCGCGAGCGGCATGTGCGACGTGGTCCTCGTGGTGGGCGGCGAGCTCATGCGCGTGGTGACCGGATGGGAAGCCACGGACTTCGTGGCCACAATGCTTCACCCTGACGCGGAGTACGCGTACGGCCTGACTCTTCCGGCGTTCGCGGGCATGTTCACGAGGCTCTACATGGACAAGTACGGGGTGACCGAGAAGGATCTCGCTCGCGTGGCTGTCAAGAACCACGAGCACGCGATGCACAACCCGGTGGCACATATACAGCTCGTCCCCAGCTTTCACGCGATAATCGAGGACGAGGACGCCCACGTCATCAACCCGTACGTTGCGGAGCCGCTCCGCGTGTACGACGTGTGTCCGGTGTCGGACGGCGCCGCCGCGCTGGTCCTCTGCGCCATGGAGCTTGCGGACCGGTTCCCGAAGAGACCGGTCCGGATCGCGGGGATCGGCCAAGCCACGGACACCCATGTCGTGGCGGAACGCGATGTGCCCACGGACCTGCTCGCAGTGCGTCTTGCCGCGCAGCGAGCGTTCGCCATGGCCGGCTTGAGACCCGAAGACATAGACGTGGCGGAGCTGCATGACGCGTTCACGATTCTCGAGATAGCCATCTCCGAAGAGGCAGGCCTCTTCCCGAGAGGCGAAGGCCACCTTGCCGCCCGCCGGGGAGAGACGCGCGTTGGCGGGAGGATTCCCATCAACACCTCGGGCGGCCTCAAGGCGAAAGGACATCCGCTCGGAGCTACCGGCGTCTCGCAGATCGTTGAGCTCGTGCGGCAGCTTCGCGGAGAAGCCGGCGGCCGGCAGGTCGAAGGCGCAAGGCACGGCTTGGCCGTCAACTTCGGCGGGTTCGGAAACAACGTGGTGACCACGATCGTGTCGAGGGAGGAGTGA
- a CDS encoding zinc ribbon domain-containing protein gives MEPKMYAYRCRACGRLFHPARAVCRECGGREFDEVPLEGEGTLLTFTRVYALPEGYMKPWLGFGIVEFPNGVRVSGQMNTEDLAIGTRVRATVGMVKEGVGRDYYGFIFEKSPQA, from the coding sequence ATGGAGCCCAAAATGTACGCGTATAGATGCAGGGCGTGTGGGAGGCTCTTCCATCCCGCCCGAGCGGTCTGCCGCGAGTGCGGCGGCCGCGAGTTCGATGAGGTTCCCCTCGAGGGCGAGGGCACGCTCCTCACGTTCACAAGGGTGTACGCCCTTCCCGAGGGATACATGAAGCCGTGGCTCGGGTTCGGCATAGTGGAGTTCCCGAACGGCGTGCGCGTGTCGGGGCAAATGAACACGGAGGACCTTGCCATCGGCACAAGAGTCAGGGCGACGGTGGGCATGGTGAAGGAAGGCGTGGGCAGAGACTACTACGGCTTCATCTTCGAGAAATCACCCCAAGCATGA
- the atpE gene encoding ATP synthase F0 subunit C yields the protein MDSALAARALVLAASAIGAGLAMIAGIGPGVGQGFAAGKGAEAVGRQPEAQGEIIRTMLLGAAIAETTGIYALVVALILLFANPFLGLLS from the coding sequence ATGGACTCGGCGCTTGCGGCAAGGGCTCTCGTGCTTGCCGCGTCTGCCATAGGCGCGGGGCTGGCGATGATAGCGGGCATCGGGCCCGGTGTGGGACAAGGGTTCGCTGCGGGCAAGGGCGCGGAAGCGGTCGGCCGCCAGCCCGAAGCTCAAGGCGAGATCATCAGGACGATGCTGCTGGGCGCGGCCATCGCCGAGACTACCGGAATATACGCGCTCGTCGTGGCCTTGATCCTGCTGTTCGCGAACCCGTTCCTCGGACTGCTGAGTTGA
- the atpF gene encoding F0F1 ATP synthase subunit B, translating to MRLNYTYVFQILNFVILFLLLRRYFFGPVKAYLEQRERYVHDTISAAEADRTRAARLKEESQLELSRARTEAQEIVREARRASEQIQAHARKIATEEASRIVARAREEISREKEQAFREVREHVLDLSVAVASRAIRDALDPETLRQVASQAARDVISGVHASALRGGKVS from the coding sequence ATGCGGCTCAACTACACGTACGTCTTCCAGATACTCAACTTCGTCATCTTGTTCCTCCTCCTGCGCCGGTATTTCTTTGGTCCAGTGAAAGCGTACCTGGAGCAACGAGAGCGGTACGTCCACGATACCATTTCAGCGGCGGAGGCCGATAGAACGCGTGCCGCACGGCTGAAGGAAGAATCCCAGCTGGAGCTCTCCAGGGCTCGGACAGAAGCACAGGAGATCGTGCGGGAGGCGAGACGCGCCTCCGAGCAGATCCAGGCTCACGCCCGGAAGATCGCGACTGAAGAAGCCTCGCGCATCGTGGCGCGTGCGCGGGAGGAGATCTCTCGCGAGAAGGAGCAGGCCTTCCGGGAGGTACGCGAGCACGTCCTGGACCTCTCCGTCGCCGTCGCGTCTCGGGCCATCAGGGACGCCCTCGACCCCGAGACGCTGCGTCAGGTGGCATCCCAAGCCGCTCGTGACGTCATCTCCGGGGTACACGCCAGCGCACTCCGTGGGGGCAAGGTCTCATGA
- the atpH gene encoding ATP synthase F1 subunit delta: protein MMALDPGMLARALLSIARERLEPETVADELAEVTRILASVQPLRRTLADPGIPSEERRLIISDALGDLFSPVTLGLLDLLVDENQVDSLGAVARGYRRLLDEDKGVVRARVTSAIELTPDDVAALRKGLAERFGGRILLEQDVDPGILGGLIVQVGDTVIDGSVLGRLRRLRDELEAPHASGALRQTSRTATVRATGTSAGTSANARSEAEETASSHKSCDPPPQPGK, encoded by the coding sequence ATGATGGCGCTAGATCCCGGCATGCTTGCGAGAGCCCTGCTCTCCATAGCTAGAGAGCGCCTCGAACCCGAAACCGTTGCGGACGAGTTGGCGGAGGTAACAAGAATCCTGGCGTCCGTGCAGCCTCTCAGACGAACTCTCGCCGACCCCGGCATCCCTTCCGAAGAAAGGCGGCTCATCATCTCGGACGCCCTCGGTGACCTATTCTCACCCGTGACGCTCGGCCTTCTCGACTTGCTCGTAGACGAAAACCAGGTGGACTCCCTCGGAGCGGTGGCGAGGGGCTACCGAAGGCTGCTCGATGAGGACAAGGGGGTGGTTCGTGCGCGTGTGACGAGCGCCATCGAGCTTACGCCGGACGATGTGGCAGCGCTCCGGAAGGGCCTTGCCGAGAGGTTCGGAGGCCGCATCCTCCTTGAACAGGACGTAGACCCAGGGATATTGGGCGGCCTGATAGTTCAGGTCGGAGACACCGTGATCGACGGCAGCGTCCTGGGTCGGCTCCGCAGACTTCGCGATGAACTCGAGGCACCTCACGCATCAGGAGCTTTGCGACAGACCTCCAGGACCGCAACTGTGCGTGCGACAGGCACTTCCGCCGGAACGAGCGCGAATGCAAGGTCAGAGGCTGAAGAGACTGCGTCGTCGCACAAGTCGTGCGATCCGCCACCGCAACCGGGGAAGTGA
- the atpA gene encoding F0F1 ATP synthase subunit alpha, translating to MELSPEAVAAYIRDRLAGVRPGVDVFTQGTVVEVGDGIARMSGLRAAMLGELVEFPSGAMGIILNLEEDTVGVALLGSDVDVKEGDTARGTGRVIDVPVGEAVIGRVVNALGVPIDGKGPLDAPARRPVEHPAPGMAMRSPVSEPLQTGILALDSMIPIGRGQRELIIGDRQTGKTALAIDTILNQRGKDVICIYVAIGQKRSTIAKLVKLFEEEGAMDYTTVVAASASELAPLQYLAPYTGCAMAEEFMYSGRHALIVYDDLSKHAIAYRATSLLLRRPPGREAFPGDVFYLHSRLLERSAKLAPELGGGSMTAIPIVETLAGDVSAYIPTNVISITDGQIYLESELFFSGVRPAVNVGLSVSRVGGEAQIPAMKRVAGRLRLDLAQYRELAEFAQFGTELDAKTRVRLELGKRIVEILKQPQYEPMPVEDQVMLIFAVVRRHLDDVPVEAIAAFKTEFVEHVHRTRPDIPQAIASGKDLDHDLEARLASAIAEFKRTFVPKGVKGPVETSPRKAQGALESQVIEGA from the coding sequence TTGGAGCTTTCGCCGGAGGCTGTGGCAGCTTACATAAGGGATCGTCTAGCCGGGGTTCGTCCCGGAGTCGATGTGTTCACCCAAGGAACGGTGGTCGAGGTAGGCGATGGAATCGCGCGCATGTCCGGGCTGCGCGCCGCGATGCTCGGAGAGCTCGTGGAATTTCCCAGCGGGGCGATGGGGATAATACTCAATCTCGAAGAAGACACGGTTGGCGTCGCGCTTCTGGGTTCCGACGTGGACGTGAAAGAAGGCGACACTGCGCGGGGCACCGGCAGAGTCATAGACGTGCCTGTTGGAGAGGCCGTGATAGGGAGGGTCGTGAACGCTCTCGGCGTCCCGATCGACGGGAAAGGCCCGTTGGACGCGCCCGCGCGCCGTCCCGTGGAGCATCCTGCTCCAGGGATGGCCATGCGATCTCCAGTCTCGGAGCCGCTTCAGACAGGCATTCTCGCCCTGGACTCAATGATCCCGATCGGTCGCGGCCAGAGGGAACTCATCATAGGTGACAGGCAGACTGGGAAGACGGCCCTGGCCATCGATACCATCCTAAACCAGCGGGGCAAAGACGTCATCTGCATCTACGTGGCCATCGGCCAGAAACGGTCCACCATCGCTAAGCTGGTAAAGCTCTTCGAGGAAGAGGGCGCCATGGACTATACGACCGTCGTGGCGGCTTCCGCCAGCGAGCTCGCGCCGTTGCAGTACTTAGCTCCCTACACGGGCTGCGCCATGGCCGAGGAGTTCATGTACTCCGGCCGGCACGCGCTCATAGTATACGATGACCTCTCCAAGCACGCCATCGCTTACAGGGCAACGTCCCTCCTTCTCAGGCGCCCGCCCGGCAGAGAAGCGTTTCCCGGCGACGTCTTCTACCTCCACTCGAGACTCCTCGAGCGGTCGGCGAAGTTGGCCCCTGAGCTCGGCGGCGGCTCCATGACCGCAATCCCCATAGTCGAGACGCTGGCCGGCGATGTGTCGGCCTACATACCGACCAACGTGATATCCATCACCGACGGACAGATATACCTCGAGAGCGAGCTGTTCTTCTCGGGGGTGAGGCCAGCGGTGAACGTTGGTCTCTCCGTATCGCGAGTCGGCGGTGAAGCCCAGATACCAGCCATGAAGAGAGTCGCGGGGAGGTTGCGCCTGGATCTCGCGCAGTACCGCGAGCTGGCTGAGTTCGCTCAGTTCGGCACGGAGCTTGACGCCAAGACCAGAGTCAGGCTGGAGCTGGGGAAACGTATCGTCGAGATCCTGAAGCAACCGCAGTACGAGCCGATGCCTGTCGAGGACCAGGTCATGCTCATATTCGCCGTCGTCCGCCGACATCTCGATGACGTGCCGGTCGAGGCCATCGCCGCTTTCAAGACTGAGTTCGTCGAGCACGTGCACAGGACCCGCCCGGACATTCCTCAAGCGATCGCCTCGGGAAAGGACCTTGACCACGACCTCGAGGCGCGTCTCGCATCGGCGATAGCGGAGTTCAAGCGGACTTTCGTGCCGAAAGGCGTGAAGGGACCGGTTGAGACCTCTCCCAGGAAGGCTCAAGGAGCGTTGGAGAGCCAGGTAATCGAAGGAGCGTGA
- the atpG gene encoding ATP synthase F1 subunit gamma produces MEELRDLRRRIRSVRSTQHITRAMSLVASTRLRRVERLVEPAREYAAMLKGVVRDIAARTPEWAHPLLAPGEGTARGLLVITSDRGLAGAYNADVLREAMRFFGTADLARHDLVVVVAGRKGRDFLIKRGFHPVSEYVPLPEMPEESLSRRIALDLLTRYSEGAARSVHMVFARFVSRGSYLPCTERLLPISESRARRSEEAQGSDIDYKNDEDDRVEPGERTDLAMNEDGPGSSDLQYVYEPSPESVLDVLFPHYLASAVYAALVEAKASEFAARTVAMDSATDNAGELIEGLTLAYNRARQTEITQEISEIAAGAKSLR; encoded by the coding sequence ATGGAGGAGCTCCGCGACCTTCGCCGCAGAATACGCAGCGTTCGAAGCACGCAACACATCACCCGAGCGATGTCTCTCGTGGCCTCCACTCGGTTGCGACGCGTTGAGAGGCTCGTGGAACCCGCTCGCGAATACGCCGCGATGCTCAAGGGCGTCGTCCGAGACATAGCCGCCCGGACCCCGGAGTGGGCCCACCCTCTCCTAGCGCCCGGAGAGGGCACGGCCAGAGGTCTCTTGGTCATCACTTCCGATCGGGGTCTCGCAGGCGCGTACAATGCGGACGTGCTGCGCGAAGCGATGCGCTTTTTCGGAACAGCGGATCTCGCGCGACACGACCTCGTCGTGGTCGTCGCGGGAAGGAAGGGCCGGGACTTCCTCATCAAGCGGGGCTTTCACCCTGTCAGCGAGTACGTCCCCCTGCCAGAGATGCCCGAGGAGTCGCTCTCCCGTCGCATCGCCCTGGACCTGCTCACGCGATATTCCGAGGGCGCAGCACGCTCCGTCCACATGGTGTTCGCAAGGTTTGTTTCCCGTGGTTCGTACCTCCCCTGCACCGAGCGACTTCTACCCATCAGCGAGAGCCGCGCCCGGCGCAGCGAGGAAGCACAAGGCTCGGACATCGACTACAAGAACGATGAAGACGACAGGGTTGAGCCGGGCGAAAGAACCGACCTTGCCATGAATGAAGATGGCCCTGGTAGCTCGGATCTGCAGTATGTATACGAGCCTTCACCCGAGTCCGTGCTCGACGTGCTCTTTCCTCATTACCTCGCGTCCGCGGTGTACGCAGCCCTCGTTGAGGCCAAGGCGAGCGAGTTCGCCGCGAGGACGGTCGCCATGGACTCGGCCACCGACAACGCTGGGGAACTCATCGAAGGGCTCACCCTCGCCTATAACCGGGCAAGGCAAACCGAGATAACCCAGGAGATCTCGGAGATCGCCGCCGGGGCGAAGAGCCTCCGCTGA
- the atpD gene encoding F0F1 ATP synthase subunit beta produces MPSCPGEPERRDERGHATGRVVQIIGPVVDVEFPEHDIPEIYTALTIEGPPRRAPESGPYDESPGEPTRVTLEVMHHIGRGRVRAIAMSSTEGLTRGMVVTNTGAPMKVPVGRGTLGRAFNVLGQPIDGLAMPENVELWPIHRPSPELTEQWTGNEILETGIKVIDLLAPYPRGGKVGLFGGAGVGKTVLIMELIRNIAVEHGGFSVFAGIGERTREGNDLWLQMKASGVLEKTALVFGQMNEPPGARFRVGLAGLTMAEYFRDVEGQDVLLFIDNIFRYIQAGREISALLGRMPAAVGYQPTLAVEVGMLEERITSTARGSITSVQAVFVPADDITDPAPATAFAHLDATTVLSRSIAELGLYPAVDPLDSTSRVLDPRVVGDDHYNVARGVQSVLQRYRELKDIIAILGMDELSDEDKLIVSRARKVQRFLTQPLFVAEAFTGEPGRYVPIRETVEGFGRIIRGELDDVPEQAFYMIGTIDEALKPSKS; encoded by the coding sequence ATCCCCAGCTGCCCAGGTGAGCCCGAACGCCGGGACGAGCGCGGGCATGCAACCGGACGCGTCGTGCAGATCATCGGTCCGGTGGTCGACGTCGAGTTCCCGGAGCACGACATCCCCGAGATATACACGGCTCTCACGATCGAAGGCCCCCCGCGCCGGGCCCCGGAAAGCGGGCCATACGATGAAAGCCCGGGCGAGCCTACCCGCGTTACACTGGAGGTCATGCATCACATAGGAAGAGGGCGTGTCCGCGCCATCGCGATGTCGTCCACCGAGGGTCTCACTCGAGGAATGGTGGTCACCAATACCGGCGCTCCGATGAAAGTGCCCGTGGGCCGCGGCACTCTTGGCCGGGCTTTCAACGTGCTCGGCCAGCCGATAGACGGTCTGGCCATGCCGGAGAACGTCGAGCTCTGGCCGATTCACAGACCATCGCCGGAGCTAACCGAGCAGTGGACCGGAAACGAGATACTCGAGACCGGCATCAAGGTAATCGATCTCCTCGCGCCGTACCCACGCGGCGGGAAGGTTGGTCTTTTCGGCGGAGCCGGTGTCGGGAAAACGGTGCTGATCATGGAGCTGATCCGCAACATTGCCGTGGAGCATGGGGGGTTCTCCGTATTCGCGGGAATCGGAGAACGCACCCGCGAAGGGAACGACCTGTGGTTGCAGATGAAGGCGTCAGGCGTCCTGGAGAAAACTGCCTTAGTCTTCGGTCAGATGAACGAACCCCCCGGAGCCCGCTTCCGGGTGGGACTGGCGGGACTCACCATGGCAGAGTACTTTCGCGATGTAGAGGGCCAGGACGTGCTTCTGTTCATAGACAACATATTCCGTTACATCCAAGCGGGCAGGGAGATCTCCGCCCTCCTCGGAAGGATGCCAGCCGCAGTCGGGTATCAGCCCACCCTCGCCGTGGAAGTCGGCATGCTGGAGGAGAGGATCACATCGACAGCCCGGGGTTCCATCACCTCGGTCCAGGCTGTCTTCGTGCCCGCGGACGACATCACCGACCCTGCGCCCGCCACCGCTTTCGCCCACTTGGACGCGACAACGGTGCTCTCCAGGAGCATCGCAGAGCTAGGGCTGTACCCCGCTGTCGACCCCCTGGACTCCACCTCGCGCGTTTTGGACCCGCGGGTCGTGGGGGACGACCATTACAATGTGGCGCGGGGTGTACAGAGCGTGTTGCAGCGCTACAGGGAGCTCAAGGACATCATAGCCATCTTGGGGATGGACGAGCTTTCGGACGAAGACAAGCTCATCGTGAGCAGGGCGCGGAAGGTGCAAAGGTTCCTCACCCAACCGCTATTCGTCGCCGAAGCGTTCACGGGCGAACCGGGGCGGTACGTCCCCATACGCGAGACCGTGGAAGGCTTTGGGCGCATCATCCGAGGAGAACTGGACGACGTGCCCGAACAAGCCTTCTACATGATTGGAACGATCGACGAAGCTCTCAAACCGTCCAAATCCTGA
- a CDS encoding F0F1 ATP synthase subunit epsilon, producing the protein MDGFQLRVLTRRRTVLATQATSILVPGSEGDFQVLRNHAPTVSAMRPGRLVVDFDGARESIEVTGGFVIVRPDRVDVLLDFEDLKPG; encoded by the coding sequence GTGGACGGCTTTCAACTGCGTGTTCTCACCCGGCGAAGGACCGTTCTGGCAACCCAAGCTACCTCTATTCTGGTCCCCGGGTCCGAGGGAGACTTCCAGGTGCTCCGCAACCACGCACCAACGGTGTCTGCCATGAGGCCGGGCAGGCTCGTCGTGGACTTTGACGGCGCGCGGGAAAGCATCGAGGTGACAGGCGGCTTCGTCATAGTCAGGCCCGACCGCGTTGACGTGCTCCTCGATTTCGAAGACCTCAAGCCTGGATGA
- a CDS encoding diguanylate cyclase, with the protein MPGSAVVLTFSFLCPGMVAGCPASTFGLTLAMPFEGGLSPTPRQMSMAVFVAATIFAALVFVILGTIGANRALTRKVRATIRDLSESEAKYRQLIENASDGMFVADMGGAITYVNEPLAAMLGYAAHELIGRKIFEIVARTSHDEIAAALSPEGVSGDCQMLDVELVGREGKSVFCQINTSGLKREGTAVAIQGVVRDVTQRKRLEEELRRQTEEARRSAAEMVSIHKVAVATTSVLHLPALLEVMYEQVAAIIGNESFFVALFDEQASVIRFEMVVDHGVRVASFTRPYPTGRGLTEWVIRSGEPLFIRDSSMDMERAPAEAITLGDMPLSVIAVPLSVQNRVIGVMSVQSYTQRFEEGHLRIMCTIGTQAAIAIENARLYRELQAKNELLEKSEAELRRVNAKLDRQLAEVTRLHQIAERLAITDSVTGLFNHRHFQERLAEELARCERYGRYLSLLMVDIDDFKQYNDVLGHPAGDAALKAVARLLTRSVRSTDIVARYGGEEFVVVLLEAHKTQALRVAEKIRERVEAYPFPDEDRIPSGRVTVTVGVATYPTDAKTQKDLIYLADMACYRGKREGRNRVIQA; encoded by the coding sequence ATGCCCGGATCAGCCGTGGTATTGACGTTCTCGTTCCTTTGTCCGGGGATGGTGGCGGGTTGCCCCGCTTCCACGTTCGGTCTCACCCTCGCCATGCCTTTCGAGGGAGGGCTTTCCCCGACGCCCCGGCAGATGTCCATGGCTGTCTTCGTGGCAGCCACCATCTTCGCAGCGCTCGTCTTCGTCATCCTCGGCACGATCGGGGCCAACAGGGCTCTCACCAGGAAGGTGAGGGCTACCATCAGGGATCTCTCCGAGTCGGAAGCCAAGTACAGGCAGCTCATAGAGAACGCTAGCGACGGGATGTTCGTCGCGGACATGGGCGGCGCGATAACGTACGTGAACGAGCCCCTGGCCGCGATGCTCGGATACGCTGCTCACGAGCTCATCGGTCGGAAGATCTTCGAGATCGTGGCGAGAACAAGCCATGATGAAATCGCTGCAGCTCTCTCCCCCGAAGGTGTGTCGGGAGACTGTCAGATGCTCGACGTGGAGCTGGTCGGACGCGAGGGCAAGTCGGTGTTCTGCCAGATCAACACGAGCGGCTTGAAGAGGGAAGGAACCGCTGTGGCGATCCAGGGAGTCGTTCGCGACGTGACCCAGAGGAAACGGCTCGAAGAGGAGCTGCGCCGTCAGACTGAAGAAGCTCGCCGGTCCGCCGCGGAGATGGTGAGCATACACAAGGTGGCCGTGGCAACCACATCAGTCCTCCACCTCCCTGCGCTCCTCGAAGTGATGTACGAGCAGGTGGCGGCGATAATCGGCAACGAATCGTTCTTCGTTGCCCTTTTTGACGAGCAGGCCTCAGTGATAAGGTTCGAGATGGTCGTGGACCATGGCGTTCGCGTCGCAAGTTTCACACGGCCGTATCCGACGGGCCGGGGCCTCACTGAGTGGGTCATAAGATCAGGCGAGCCTCTCTTCATAAGGGATTCGTCTATGGACATGGAGCGTGCTCCGGCCGAAGCCATCACCTTGGGGGACATGCCGCTCTCCGTGATCGCCGTGCCGTTGTCGGTGCAGAACAGGGTTATCGGCGTGATGTCCGTTCAGAGCTATACCCAGCGCTTCGAGGAGGGCCACTTGAGGATCATGTGCACCATCGGCACGCAGGCGGCCATCGCCATAGAGAACGCGAGGTTGTACCGGGAACTCCAAGCTAAGAACGAGCTGCTCGAGAAGAGCGAGGCGGAGCTCAGACGGGTCAACGCCAAGCTCGACAGGCAGCTTGCCGAGGTGACTAGGCTGCACCAAATAGCCGAAAGGCTGGCTATCACAGACTCGGTCACCGGTCTGTTCAACCACCGGCACTTCCAGGAGAGGCTTGCCGAGGAACTCGCGAGGTGCGAACGGTACGGACGGTACCTTTCCCTGCTCATGGTGGACATCGACGACTTCAAGCAGTACAACGATGTGTTGGGTCATCCTGCGGGCGACGCCGCTCTGAAAGCTGTGGCGAGACTCCTGACGAGATCGGTTCGATCGACAGACATAGTGGCGAGGTACGGCGGGGAGGAGTTCGTGGTCGTGCTCCTCGAGGCTCACAAGACGCAGGCGCTCCGGGTAGCCGAGAAGATAAGGGAGAGGGTCGAGGCGTACCCGTTCCCAGACGAGGATCGTATACCGAGCGGGCGCGTGACAGTCACTGTGGGGGTCGCGACGTACCCCACTGACGCCAAGACTCAGAAGGACCTCATATATCTCGCAGACATGGCTTGCTATCGCGGGAAGCGGGAGGGCCGGAACCGCGTCATCCAGGCTTGA
- a CDS encoding AAA family ATPase: MKAICTGTSGSGKLEYLKGALAASEALGRKVHLFNVGDLMFKKADELESPTSPEKILDLSPSTLRSLRAAVFEEILKKAEKVENCVISTHGCFRWKNYLMPAFDVHYLNELKPDLYVTVIDSILNVSKRLDESPVWKGRLSLKDILIWRDEEIFVTKMMASYQRKPHYVVAVGQPPTTLYDLMFKPEVPKVYLSFPITLMHNDSVKMQEVREFRDRLREHFEVFDPLAVEDTELTYGTGKGESRSYSLSEIGPEFGITPSEKGEIADQTVIRDYMLIDQSDMVVVYYPTDKTSPGVLCEIIYGSTNNKEVYAIFKERVSPFLKFHCTKVFADQESFFDYLRQTGRMPAK, translated from the coding sequence GTGAAGGCAATCTGCACGGGCACCAGTGGCTCAGGGAAGCTCGAGTACCTAAAGGGGGCCCTTGCCGCGTCTGAGGCGCTTGGCAGGAAGGTCCACCTCTTCAACGTGGGCGATCTGATGTTCAAGAAGGCTGACGAACTGGAGAGTCCTACGAGTCCTGAGAAGATCTTGGATCTCTCTCCGTCCACGCTGAGGTCTCTCCGGGCCGCTGTGTTCGAGGAGATCCTCAAGAAAGCGGAGAAGGTGGAGAACTGCGTGATATCTACCCATGGGTGCTTCCGGTGGAAGAACTACCTCATGCCTGCTTTCGATGTGCACTACCTGAACGAACTGAAACCCGATCTCTACGTGACGGTCATCGATAGCATCCTCAACGTGTCGAAAAGGCTGGATGAGTCGCCCGTGTGGAAGGGGCGGCTCTCGCTGAAAGACATCCTGATCTGGCGCGACGAAGAGATCTTCGTCACGAAGATGATGGCGTCGTACCAGCGAAAACCCCACTACGTCGTGGCGGTGGGCCAGCCTCCGACCACCCTCTACGACCTCATGTTCAAACCGGAGGTGCCCAAGGTATACTTGAGCTTCCCCATCACCCTGATGCACAACGACTCGGTGAAAATGCAGGAAGTGAGGGAGTTCAGGGACAGGCTGCGGGAGCACTTCGAGGTCTTCGACCCGCTTGCAGTCGAGGATACCGAGCTCACGTACGGGACGGGAAAGGGCGAGTCGAGGAGCTACAGTCTTTCCGAGATAGGTCCGGAGTTCGGCATCACGCCGTCAGAGAAGGGCGAGATAGCTGATCAGACGGTCATCCGCGACTACATGCTGATCGACCAGAGCGACATGGTAGTCGTGTACTACCCCACGGACAAGACGTCTCCGGGGGTGCTCTGCGAGATCATCTACGGCTCTACGAACAACAAAGAGGTTTACGCGATTTTCAAGGAACGCGTGAGCCCCTTCTTGAAATTCCACTGCACAAAGGTGTTCGCTGACCAGGAGTCCTTCTTCGACTACCTGAGGCAGACCGGCAGGATGCCCGCGAAGTAG